The following coding sequences lie in one Pararge aegeria chromosome 25, ilParAegt1.1, whole genome shotgun sequence genomic window:
- the LOC120634722 gene encoding uncharacterized protein LOC120634722, whose translation MAQLRVTNVKSIAAALLLTIHIALSAKPNPRPVFESINEQSRIDDSVRLSSSPGILPYGNPLAGNSKQNARIHANNQQAMFNAERMRQHKAQLQRWSKGPRMVDSYMQAYHDSQENHQLAWEKQQATSKDIPVTMAPVTRSQGRPARQRIVQRKRISPNTDSPPRNAQETSSPANRVQKQRLEPPRRGETRFLQVSEPTKITKADAVIKDTRNRNHRSYGSADYHQNLEPKRYKTVYVSPTPSYEQGVTIKPNGNAGITQTNEPTNLYTASIPSHAKQTYPNIVNSLQPLQDIQVLNSLLNKNPTDQLSEFNALLNNDKTPDDITKGVPVDFYFYLRDPTQQPLTQNYDNIKYSQLPQKYASAFEPETNPKDHKPITEEVDDIEDPNKGPVMFNLQPVPPTIVPDQTTTTKSNNYYKVEVASQTISTGPKHIKGEYYVKQENDPHYESLTYGYQPIYKETDDSKSEMYLHHNAEPTGVQHLLEDGTETSAFGDDNLQYAANYDFGYRVRDQESGNYYGHREAKQGKSTKGSYHVLLPDGRMQLVKYSAGPSGFHADITYDHLQ comes from the exons ATGGCGCAACTACGAGTAACAAACGTAAAGTCAATAGCTGCTGCGCTACTGTTAACGATACACATAGCTTTATCAGCTAAACCTAACCCTAGACCTGTATTTGAAAGCATCAACGAGCAATCCAGGATTGACGATAGCGTAAGACTGTCAAGTAGCCCCGGAATATTACCATACGGCAATCCATTAGCTGGCAATTCTAAACAAAATGCAAGAATACACGCGAACAACCAACAAGCAATGTTCAACGCAGAACGAATGCGGCAGCACAAAGCTCAGCTACAAAGATGGTCTAAGGGACCAAGAATGGTAGACAGTTATATGCAAGCCTATCATGATTCCCAAGAAAATCATCAGTTGGCCTGGGAGAAGCAACAGGCTACTTCGAAAGATATCCCGGTTACTATGGCTCCTGTCACAAGGAGTCAAGGCAGGCCGGCAAGACAAAGAATTGTACAAAGAAAAAGGATATCACCGAATACCGATAGCCCACCAAGGAATGCGCAAGAAACTTCATCGCCAGCAAATAGAGTCCAAAAACAAAGACTTGAACCACCCAGACGCGGAGAGACACGATTCTTACAAGTATCGGAACCAACTAAAATCACCAAAGCAGATGCGGTTATAAAAGATACGAGAAATAGAAACCATAGATCCTATGGTTCCGCGGATTACCATCAGAACTTAGAACCAAAGAGGTACAAAACTGTATACGTATCACCCACTCCGAGTTATGAGCAAGGTGTGACCATAAAACCGAATGGTAATGCTGGTATCACACAAACAAACGAACCCACGAATCTGTACACAGCATCAATACCAAGTCACGCGAAACAAACCTACCCAAATATCGTCAACTCCCTACAACCATTACAGGATATTCAAGTCCTCAATTCTTTGCTGAACAAGAATCCTACCGATCAACTATCAGAATTTAATGCTCTTTTAAACAACGACAAAACACCAGATGATATAACCAAAGGTGTGCCTGTGGATTTTTATTTCTACCTCAGAGATCCAACTCAACAACCTTTAACACAAAATtacgataatataaaatattcacagCTACCACAAAAATATGCAAGTGCGTTTGAACCTGAAACAAATCCCAAAGATCATAAACCGATAACTGAAGAAGTAGATGACATAGAAGATCCGAATAAAGGACCAGTGATGTTTAATCTTCAGCCAGTTCCACCAACGATAGTTCCAGACCAAACTACAACAACAAAAAGCAATAACTACTACAAAGTCGAAGTTGCTAGCCAAACAATAAGTACCGGACCTAAACATATCAAGGGAGAGTACTATGTTAAACAAGAAAATGATCCACATTATGAATCATTAACTTACggatatcaacccatttacaAGGAAACAGATGACAGCAAAAGCGAAATGTATTTACATCATAACGCAGAACCAACAGGTGTTCAACACTTACTAGAAGACGGGACGGAAACATCAGCATTCGGAGACGATAAT CTCCAGTACGCAGCAAACTATGATTTCGGTTACCGTGTTCGCGACCAAGAAAGCGGTAACTACTACGGACACCGAGAAGCTAAACAGGGGAAATCTACCAAAGGAAGTTACCACGTGCTCCTACCAGATGGCAGGATGCAGCTGGTCAAATACTCCGCAGGGCCTTCAGGTTTCCACGCCGACATCACATACGATCACTTGCAGTAA